A genome region from Setaria italica strain Yugu1 chromosome III, Setaria_italica_v2.0, whole genome shotgun sequence includes the following:
- the LOC101753786 gene encoding uncharacterized protein LOC101753786: protein MSESGGMPPQRHCLHHGPQKVRRRRVLLCLAFAVLVLLLLAAAVAIVLLAVLRPRDPVTELLSVNATGVLPGVVPLPTVSVQLNVTFLLVVRVRNPNPAAFRHGPATTSLYYRGAAVGYGEVPAGTVPSRGAATVRMNMTVQADRVVAAAGIGGLVADVLAGEMEFEARTEVPGTVVLLGFVKRGVEARSVCRVVIGVADVKVRRQECHNEAKL from the coding sequence ATGTCTGAGTCCGGCGGCATGCCGCCCCAGCGCCACTGCCTGCACCACGGCCCCCAGaaagtccgccgccgccgcgtcctcctctGCCTCGCCTTCGCAGTCCtcgtcctgctcctcctcgccgcggcggtcgccatcgtcctgctCGCGGTCCTCCGCCCGCGGGACCCCGTCACGGAGCTCCTCTCGGTCAACGCCACGGGCGTCCTCCCCGGCGTCGTCCCGCTCCCCACCGTCTCCGTGCAGCTCAACGTCACCTTCCTCCTCGTGGTCCGCGTGCGGAACCCGAACCCGGCCGCGTTCCGCCACGGCCCCGCCACCACGTCGCTCTACTACCGCGGCGCGGCCGTGGGCTACGGCGAGGTCCCCGCGGGGACCGTGCCGAGCCGGGGCGCGGCCACCGTGCGGATGAACATGACGGTGCAGGCCGACCGGGTCGTCGCGGCAGCCGGGATCGGGGGCCTCGTCGCGGACGTGCTCGCTGGCGAGATGGAGTTCGAGGCGAGGACCGAGGTGCCGGGCACGGTCGTGCTCCTCGGGTTCGTGAAGCGCGGCGTCGAGGCCAGGTCGGTGTGCCGCGTCGTCATCGGCGTCGCCGACGTCAAAGTTCGGCGTCAGGAGTGCCACAACGAGGCCAAGCTGTGA